In Nitrososphaerota archaeon, a genomic segment contains:
- a CDS encoding site-specific DNA-methyltransferase, giving the protein MFNANINYSFSSPRVVSKTNNATITDQGLFHNFNSFNDLSNKEWLKFQKSWFVLNPKPRPKEVLLHPAKFPEELVESFIKFFTKKGQTVLDPMVGTGSTIIASLKNGRNAVAIELLDKYFQITKQRIMMAKEEIEMQGGENSINISARLFQADAGQIKKMDIHQVDYCITSPPYWDMLHAKGFETQKNRKEKGFDVLYSEDSRDLGNISNYEEFLDTLTEIYAKVHDVIKPRGYLTVIIKNVKKGGKIYPLAWDLSRRLSTFFTLKDEKIWCQDNVKLAPYGYGRCWVSNTVHHYCLNFRKDCA; this is encoded by the coding sequence ATCTTCAACGCAAACATAAACTACAGTTTCAGTAGTCCAAGAGTAGTTTCCAAGACTAACAATGCTACCATTACAGATCAGGGACTCTTCCATAATTTTAATTCGTTCAACGATCTTTCAAATAAAGAATGGCTGAAGTTTCAGAAGAGCTGGTTCGTGCTTAACCCAAAACCAAGGCCAAAGGAAGTTCTGCTGCACCCAGCAAAGTTTCCAGAAGAGTTGGTGGAGAGCTTCATCAAATTCTTTACCAAAAAGGGGCAGACAGTCCTTGACCCCATGGTGGGAACCGGGAGCACGATAATAGCATCTCTTAAAAACGGGAGAAATGCTGTTGCAATAGAGCTCCTCGACAAGTACTTCCAGATAACAAAACAAAGAATAATGATGGCCAAAGAAGAAATCGAAATGCAAGGCGGAGAAAATTCCATCAATATTTCGGCAAGGCTGTTTCAGGCAGATGCAGGACAGATAAAGAAGATGGACATCCATCAAGTTGATTACTGTATAACTTCCCCCCCATACTGGGATATGTTACATGCAAAGGGCTTTGAGACGCAGAAGAACAGGAAAGAAAAAGGCTTTGATGTGCTCTATTCTGAAGATTCAAGAGATTTAGGTAACATATCGAATTATGAAGAGTTCCTTGATACGCTTACGGAGATATATGCCAAGGTTCATGACGTCATAAAACCAAGAGGCTACCTTACGGTTATTATAAAAAATGTCAAAAAGGGAGGCAAAATCTACCCCCTTGCTTGGGACCTTTCAAGGAGGCTCAGCACCTTTTTCACACTCAAAGACGAGAAGATATGGTGCCAAGACAACGTGAAACTCGCTCCCTATGGTTACGGAAGATGCTGGGTCAGCAATACGGTACATCATTACTGTTTGAATTTTAGAAAAGACTGCGCCTAA
- a CDS encoding nicotinamide-nucleotide adenylyltransferase, protein MMKVGVLVGRFQPFHNGHLKAVKFALKQVDLLYIAVGSSQKSHEPRNPFTAGERIKMIKMAIDEAGMDCKKIIIVPVPDAVQHSVWVSYVDALVLDYSIVYTNEQLTTQLFKERGVKVVPVPLEDRGNYKGTGIRERMEKGKSWKHLVPKTVAKIIEDIDGINRVRNIPKS, encoded by the coding sequence TTGATGAAGGTAGGAGTGCTTGTAGGTAGGTTCCAGCCTTTCCATAACGGTCATCTGAAGGCTGTAAAATTTGCGCTAAAGCAGGTAGACTTGCTGTACATAGCTGTAGGCTCTTCGCAAAAGAGCCACGAGCCGAGGAACCCTTTCACTGCAGGAGAACGGATCAAAATGATCAAGATGGCCATAGATGAAGCCGGCATGGACTGCAAGAAGATAATCATAGTTCCTGTTCCGGATGCGGTGCAGCACTCCGTCTGGGTTTCTTATGTCGATGCTTTGGTACTGGATTACAGTATAGTTTACACCAATGAGCAGTTAACTACGCAGCTCTTCAAGGAGAGAGGCGTAAAAGTCGTCCCAGTACCTCTCGAAGACAGGGGGAACTACAAAGGGACAGGCATAAGAGAAAGGATGGAGAAGGGAAAGTCTTGGAAGCACCTTGTCCCGAAGACAGTCGCAAAGATCATCGAGGATATAGACGGCATCAACAGGGTCAGGAACATCCCTAAATCATGA
- a CDS encoding 4Fe-4S dicluster domain-containing protein, which translates to MSSENLLKKLEQIREKYSVLTEDPKARAWFDERYKGKRQTNYRAVDFLMEEIVHTGICSGCTACVVICPWDVFTYSENHPEDIRTDRCTDCGLCVQVCPEMPVTAGLRDKVFGNLNGKTDDFGFYLDIFLSRSTIPEVRTRAQDGGTATTLLLYGLEKSLIKGAVVGDVSKETPGMPVHKLATSKEALLSSSGSRYVYSPNMLAVEEAFSKNIAPIAVVGVPCQIDGLRSIQHGGVYGPIAKWYRNNVTLTIGLFCSEAFVYEGIVDLAEQLGINIDDIKYFNIKGKVIIRTESKEYELSLKDFRKYARPACEYCKDYSAELADIGLGGIGLSGWTMTITRTAAGQKFVDDAIKDGYLETRSLVDVQDSLELLKKLCRKKKQKLPILK; encoded by the coding sequence TTGTCCTCTGAAAACCTTCTGAAGAAACTAGAGCAGATCAGAGAAAAATATTCTGTCCTGACGGAAGATCCAAAAGCTAGGGCATGGTTTGATGAGAGGTACAAAGGAAAGCGCCAAACGAATTACAGAGCAGTCGACTTTCTTATGGAGGAGATAGTACATACTGGAATATGCAGTGGCTGCACAGCATGCGTCGTAATCTGCCCTTGGGATGTATTCACTTATTCAGAAAATCATCCAGAGGATATAAGAACAGACAGATGCACAGATTGTGGTCTTTGTGTTCAAGTCTGCCCAGAAATGCCCGTAACTGCAGGTCTTAGGGACAAGGTATTCGGGAATCTGAATGGAAAGACAGACGATTTCGGCTTTTACCTTGACATATTCCTGTCAAGGAGTACAATCCCAGAAGTTCGGACAAGGGCTCAGGATGGGGGAACGGCAACGACGTTACTGCTCTACGGCTTGGAAAAAAGTCTGATCAAAGGTGCAGTTGTAGGAGATGTGTCAAAAGAAACCCCGGGCATGCCGGTACACAAGCTTGCAACCAGTAAGGAGGCTCTGCTGTCGAGTAGTGGTTCAAGGTACGTTTATTCTCCAAATATGCTTGCTGTAGAAGAGGCTTTCTCGAAGAATATTGCACCTATAGCCGTAGTAGGAGTTCCCTGTCAAATAGACGGTTTGCGTTCTATCCAACATGGCGGAGTTTATGGGCCTATTGCAAAATGGTACAGAAATAATGTCACCCTTACAATAGGGTTGTTCTGCTCAGAAGCCTTTGTTTACGAAGGGATAGTTGACCTTGCAGAACAGTTAGGAATAAACATTGATGACATAAAGTACTTTAACATAAAGGGAAAAGTGATCATAAGGACAGAGAGCAAGGAGTACGAACTCTCTCTGAAGGATTTCAGGAAGTACGCAAGACCAGCATGTGAATACTGCAAGGATTATTCTGCAGAGCTCGCAGATATTGGTCTCGGAGGAATAGGACTTTCCGGTTGGACCATGACCATAACAAGAACTGCTGCTGGGCAGAAATTTGTTGATGATGCGATAAAAGACGGCTATCTTGAAACCCGTTCTTTGGTAGATGTGCAAGATTCGTTAGAGCTGTTGAAGAAACTCTGCAGGAAAAAGAAACAGAAACTTCCAATTCTGAAATAA
- a CDS encoding type II toxin-antitoxin system HicB family antitoxin, translated as MKFTVRIYKGEKFYIGRVPELGVTTQGRTKEEAKRNLREAIQVHLEAMVDYAIEHGKVKIEKGQLITA; from the coding sequence ATGAAATTTACCGTGCGAATCTACAAGGGAGAGAAGTTCTACATAGGTAGGGTTCCCGAATTAGGAGTTACTACTCAAGGCAGAACCAAGGAGGAAGCCAAGAGAAACCTAAGAGAAGCTATACAAGTTCACTTGGAAGCAATGGTAGATTACGCTATAGAGCACGGGAAAGTGAAAATCGAAAAAGGACAATTAATCACTGCCTAA
- a CDS encoding RNA 3'-terminal phosphate cyclase has protein sequence MDVIAIDGSYGEGGGQILRTAVGLSVATGQSIEVFNIRANRPVPGLKAQHLWAVKSAAELCSGKVDCLREGSTAIKFQPQKPKNENLKFDIGTAGSITLLLQALIPAVSRQKGEFRFDVKGGTDVKWSPTLDYFRHIVIPLYSQIGVEVSLEVRKRGFYPVGGGDISCKITAKGYLNNIALKEKTRGKASIASVCSNLPKSIAERQLKAAEDFLISNNVEVEGKYANVESAASPGSAICVYFGKGSYIGGDSIGERAKPSEKVGFEAAKLFFDEYSSDCTLDSHVADMVVPLLALAKNESVFVTSKRTEHLLTNLHIAKMITECEYSVEQLDSGASVVRITPK, from the coding sequence ATGGATGTGATAGCGATTGACGGCTCTTACGGTGAGGGAGGAGGGCAGATTTTACGTACTGCGGTTGGATTGTCTGTCGCTACGGGTCAGAGCATAGAGGTATTCAACATAAGAGCTAATCGTCCCGTCCCGGGACTGAAGGCTCAGCATTTGTGGGCCGTTAAAAGTGCTGCTGAACTATGCTCAGGGAAAGTCGATTGCTTGAGGGAGGGTTCTACCGCAATAAAGTTTCAACCTCAAAAGCCGAAGAATGAAAATCTGAAATTCGATATCGGGACTGCTGGGAGCATTACATTATTGCTGCAGGCTCTGATCCCTGCCGTTTCTCGCCAAAAAGGGGAATTCCGTTTTGATGTTAAAGGAGGAACTGACGTAAAGTGGAGCCCTACCCTTGACTATTTTAGACACATCGTCATCCCGCTTTATTCGCAGATAGGTGTTGAAGTTTCATTGGAGGTTAGAAAGCGAGGATTTTATCCGGTTGGAGGAGGAGATATTTCCTGCAAGATAACTGCGAAGGGTTATCTGAATAATATTGCATTGAAAGAAAAGACTAGAGGGAAGGCCAGCATAGCAAGTGTCTGCTCTAACCTACCGAAGAGCATAGCCGAGAGGCAGCTGAAGGCTGCAGAGGACTTTCTAATCAGTAATAATGTTGAAGTTGAGGGAAAGTATGCAAATGTTGAGTCTGCAGCATCTCCCGGCTCTGCAATTTGTGTGTATTTTGGTAAAGGCTCTTACATTGGAGGGGACAGCATAGGCGAAAGGGCAAAGCCTTCTGAAAAGGTTGGGTTTGAAGCTGCAAAATTGTTTTTTGATGAGTACTCGTCAGATTGCACGTTGGATAGCCATGTTGCAGATATGGTAGTTCCCCTTCTGGCACTGGCAAAGAATGAATCTGTTTTTGTGACTTCAAAAAGGACCGAGCATTTACTAACGAATCTGCATATTGCAAAGATGATAACTGAGTGTGAATATTCGGTGGAGCAGTTAGATAGCGGAGCGTCAGTAGTTAGAATTACGCCAAAATAA
- a CDS encoding ABC transporter permease produces MRSRKLRATLTIIGIAIGPATIVALIAATGGFANQTTAQFEKLGAETILVSPVGRIFVAGAGQAAPNGANSAGVSLDADSERALAGLDGVKMVLPYYRISATMRTGTQNAQVSIIALDTEKMRSLFPGIQISEGSEPGSSEFTSALVGYNVAHPGGDSSNIALNQVVSVSYTVRNQRQVTTETRSFVVKGLLSQFGQGLFLNPDDTIFVTMGTGRLLTRSNTYSGFYIVAKSADDVNGVVEQINERYSNQMRATTVSSILSTVQTITSNISNLLGSIAAVSVVVAFTGIMTTMLTSVNERVREIGMLKALGTPRRGIMMIFLTEAVLAGFLGGLIGATLGSSLSFWVASSLFGGGFGFGGPARIGARPGQGAAPAVSITPAITPELFGGAILLAVGVAILAGLIPAWKASKLTPVQALSRE; encoded by the coding sequence TTGCGAAGCAGAAAGCTAAGGGCAACGCTCACAATTATTGGAATCGCTATAGGGCCTGCTACAATCGTGGCTCTCATTGCAGCTACAGGCGGTTTTGCAAACCAAACTACAGCGCAGTTTGAGAAATTAGGGGCTGAAACTATTCTGGTGTCTCCTGTAGGGAGGATTTTTGTGGCAGGTGCTGGCCAAGCAGCTCCTAACGGAGCTAACAGCGCAGGAGTTTCTCTTGATGCGGATAGTGAGAGGGCTCTGGCAGGTCTGGACGGGGTCAAGATGGTTCTTCCGTACTATCGTATCAGTGCAACGATGCGGACAGGGACTCAGAATGCGCAGGTTTCCATAATAGCTCTGGATACGGAGAAGATGCGTTCTTTATTCCCAGGGATACAGATAAGCGAGGGTTCGGAACCGGGTAGCAGCGAATTCACATCTGCGTTAGTAGGTTACAATGTTGCCCACCCGGGCGGTGACTCTTCGAACATAGCGCTCAACCAAGTAGTTTCAGTTTCATATACGGTAAGGAACCAACGGCAGGTTACTACCGAAACAAGGTCGTTTGTAGTAAAAGGATTGCTCAGCCAGTTCGGTCAGGGGCTCTTCCTTAATCCAGATGATACAATATTCGTCACCATGGGTACAGGGAGGCTTTTGACCAGATCGAACACGTATTCAGGGTTCTATATCGTTGCAAAGTCTGCAGATGATGTAAACGGCGTAGTTGAGCAGATAAATGAAAGATATAGCAACCAGATGCGGGCGACTACAGTCTCATCTATACTGTCGACTGTCCAGACAATAACTTCCAACATAAGCAACCTATTGGGCTCTATAGCTGCGGTTTCCGTAGTGGTAGCATTTACAGGTATAATGACGACTATGCTAACATCTGTCAACGAGAGGGTGAGGGAGATAGGGATGCTGAAGGCTCTTGGGACTCCTAGGCGGGGGATCATGATGATATTCCTAACTGAAGCAGTACTTGCGGGCTTCTTAGGAGGCCTTATTGGGGCTACTCTTGGTTCGTCGCTATCGTTCTGGGTAGCATCGTCGCTATTCGGCGGCGGGTTTGGATTTGGAGGCCCAGCACGTATAGGTGCAAGGCCTGGTCAGGGAGCAGCTCCTGCTGTTTCAATCACTCCAGCCATAACGCCAGAACTCTTTGGTGGAGCGATCTTGCTTGCTGTCGGCGTAGCAATTCTTGCAGGGTTGATACCTGCTTGGAAGGCATCGAAACTTACACCAGTTCAGGCTTTAAGCAGAGAATAG
- a CDS encoding proteasome subunit beta, whose product MPGATVVGISTEDGVVLGAEKRISYGTFVVSRSGKKLFKLSDYVGAGCAGMVADMQALMREIAANVKLIEYDLRRPMPPNSIAKLMSVIMFERRYFPLLTQVIVAGVDGAPNVYVLDPVGSVIPDEYAAVGSGAEIAIGIIEAGYDRKMSLKEAKELAVKSIKSAIQRDAASGDGVDIITITKKGIQEESMPFKQ is encoded by the coding sequence ATGCCCGGTGCGACGGTAGTTGGCATAAGCACCGAAGATGGAGTAGTTCTGGGAGCAGAGAAGAGGATATCCTATGGGACATTCGTAGTAAGCAGGTCTGGCAAGAAACTCTTCAAGCTATCAGACTACGTCGGAGCAGGGTGCGCAGGCATGGTCGCTGACATGCAAGCCTTGATGCGAGAGATAGCGGCAAACGTCAAGCTCATCGAATACGACCTCAGAAGGCCGATGCCTCCGAATTCCATAGCAAAGTTAATGTCAGTAATAATGTTCGAAAGGAGGTACTTTCCACTTTTAACCCAAGTCATAGTAGCAGGAGTAGATGGGGCTCCAAACGTGTACGTCCTTGACCCTGTAGGATCAGTCATCCCTGATGAATATGCAGCGGTAGGCAGCGGTGCAGAAATTGCAATAGGAATCATAGAGGCTGGGTATGACAGGAAGATGAGCCTAAAAGAAGCAAAAGAGTTGGCTGTAAAGTCGATAAAGTCTGCAATACAGAGGGACGCTGCAAGCGGAGACGGCGTAGATATAATCACGATAACCAAGAAAGGCATACAAGAAGAAAGCATGCCGTTCAAACAGTAA
- a CDS encoding type II toxin-antitoxin system HicA family toxin translates to MPKLPVVSGQQLIKVLTKHFGFRVLRQRGSHVTLTNDISFVTVPLHPELDKGTLSAVLRDARVSREEFIRFVS, encoded by the coding sequence ATGCCAAAGCTTCCTGTCGTCTCCGGCCAGCAGTTGATCAAGGTGTTGACTAAACATTTTGGTTTTAGAGTTCTTAGACAAAGAGGAAGCCATGTCACACTAACAAACGATATCTCCTTTGTTACCGTACCTTTGCACCCTGAACTGGACAAAGGTACCTTGAGCGCCGTCCTGAGAGACGCAAGGGTAAGCAGGGAAGAGTTTATCAGGTTTGTTAGCTAA
- a CDS encoding alanine--glyoxylate aminotransferase family protein — protein sequence MKKLIMLPGPTNVPEPVMRAMLEPMINHRSTSFSKLLKRIVERGQKIFQTSGEIICLTTSGTGAVEASVTNLVKKGDKVIVTVFGEFGTRLSEEIEDMGAHAIKVNAPFGDAPPISAVEDAFEKNGKVKALYVVANETSTGVAVKWLKQAGELCSKHGTFFVADTVSNFGGDEIPVDAYNIDVCVTASQKCIAAPPGLAILSVSERAKRYMLDNPAPMQYLNLPRYFKYTERGETPFTPVLPLYWALDAAFDLMLEEGMEKRVQRHKICADAFYSAFKAAGLETFANPQSRSNTVVALKYPQGFNDKQFRGAVEDNYGVVLAGGFGEYSGKLFRVGSMGEVHRYHVMTSVSAVVNTMKQMGANVNVEAGLSAAANGLKTLS from the coding sequence ATGAAGAAACTGATCATGCTTCCCGGGCCAACTAATGTCCCCGAGCCCGTCATGAGGGCCATGCTAGAGCCCATGATCAACCATCGTAGCACATCCTTCAGTAAATTACTGAAAAGGATTGTGGAGAGAGGCCAGAAGATATTCCAGACCTCTGGGGAGATAATCTGCCTGACCACTTCTGGCACTGGAGCCGTAGAAGCTTCCGTGACCAACTTGGTCAAGAAGGGCGATAAGGTAATTGTTACAGTCTTCGGAGAATTCGGAACCAGACTTTCCGAGGAGATTGAAGATATGGGTGCACATGCCATAAAGGTTAATGCACCTTTCGGGGATGCTCCCCCGATCTCTGCAGTCGAGGATGCATTTGAAAAAAACGGGAAGGTGAAGGCACTTTATGTCGTTGCCAACGAAACTTCTACGGGAGTAGCGGTAAAGTGGCTGAAGCAGGCTGGAGAACTCTGCTCCAAGCATGGAACATTCTTTGTTGCTGATACAGTCTCGAACTTTGGAGGGGATGAAATTCCTGTCGATGCTTACAATATAGATGTCTGCGTGACTGCGAGCCAGAAGTGCATAGCCGCTCCCCCGGGACTTGCGATACTCTCTGTTAGCGAGAGGGCCAAGCGATACATGCTTGATAACCCTGCTCCGATGCAGTATCTGAACCTTCCGCGATACTTCAAATATACTGAAAGAGGGGAGACTCCTTTCACGCCAGTCCTTCCACTATACTGGGCCCTTGACGCTGCTTTTGATTTGATGCTGGAAGAGGGTATGGAGAAGAGGGTTCAGCGCCATAAGATATGTGCTGATGCGTTTTACTCTGCATTCAAGGCTGCAGGCTTGGAAACCTTTGCAAACCCTCAGAGCAGGTCTAACACTGTAGTAGCTTTAAAGTACCCTCAGGGCTTCAATGACAAGCAGTTCAGAGGTGCAGTTGAGGACAATTACGGAGTCGTCCTTGCTGGGGGCTTTGGAGAGTATAGCGGGAAGCTCTTCAGGGTGGGAAGCATGGGTGAGGTTCACAGGTATCATGTCATGACCTCCGTGTCTGCAGTGGTCAACACGATGAAGCAGATGGGTGCCAATGTAAATGTCGAGGCTGGACTGTCTGCTGCTGCAAATGGATTGAAAACTCTGTCATGA
- a CDS encoding MBL fold metallo-hydrolase, whose translation MLPSASAFTVLTSITFYGGVGEIGGNKILVEDKGTKILLDFGMSFKAKGAFYSPPFLSPKSGSALVELGILPKIDGLYEFDDSRPNIDGVFISHAHLDHYGHVPMLKRTIPIYCGETTRTIIEASSKTRQSNFESNVDGIQWKTFRTGKKVSVDSIAVEPIHVDHSVPGAYGFLVHTSSGTIAYTGDFRMHGPRRDMSEEFLEKAAETDPVAILTEGTNLAGAEISSEAEVSDKLSKLVKSTRGIVLAEFSKSDTDRLTSFYNAAKNGSRSLAISMRQAYVLKALEKDPNLKLPKLSDKNLTVFRRAKKTYYSWEKEVMDDAEVVDSARLSKIQGETVLAASLADLEELIEINPASGSCYVLSASEPFNEEMEIGFDKLMSWLDHYGIVQYHIHVSGHIMPLQLRDALQKIQARKIFPIHNEHPELFGRFVSGMKSEVLVAEKGTSYKL comes from the coding sequence ATTTTACCCTCTGCATCTGCCTTCACCGTATTGACTTCAATCACTTTCTACGGCGGGGTCGGGGAGATAGGCGGGAACAAGATACTTGTCGAGGATAAGGGCACAAAGATATTGCTTGACTTTGGGATGTCTTTCAAGGCCAAGGGAGCATTCTATTCCCCTCCATTTCTGTCGCCCAAAAGTGGTTCTGCTCTTGTTGAACTCGGGATACTTCCCAAGATAGATGGCCTCTACGAGTTCGATGACAGCAGGCCGAACATTGATGGAGTCTTCATTTCCCATGCCCACTTGGACCACTATGGCCATGTTCCCATGCTGAAGAGAACCATCCCGATTTATTGCGGGGAAACTACCCGCACTATTATTGAAGCCTCTTCAAAGACAAGGCAGTCAAACTTTGAATCCAACGTTGATGGAATACAGTGGAAGACCTTCAGGACTGGGAAGAAAGTTAGCGTCGATTCAATTGCAGTTGAGCCCATACATGTAGATCATTCTGTACCTGGAGCTTACGGTTTCTTGGTTCACACTTCTTCAGGGACGATAGCCTATACTGGCGACTTCAGGATGCACGGCCCTCGGAGGGACATGTCAGAAGAGTTCCTCGAAAAGGCTGCTGAAACTGATCCCGTAGCAATACTGACGGAGGGGACAAACCTTGCTGGGGCAGAAATTTCGTCTGAAGCAGAAGTTTCCGACAAACTGTCAAAACTTGTAAAGTCTACCAGAGGGATAGTACTTGCAGAGTTTTCCAAGAGCGACACTGACAGGCTGACATCTTTCTACAACGCTGCGAAGAACGGTTCGAGGTCTCTGGCGATATCGATGCGACAGGCTTACGTCCTGAAGGCTCTGGAGAAAGATCCCAACCTCAAACTTCCAAAACTTTCAGACAAGAACCTGACGGTCTTCAGGAGGGCAAAGAAGACATACTATTCGTGGGAGAAGGAAGTCATGGACGATGCTGAAGTCGTAGATTCTGCTAGATTGTCAAAGATACAGGGTGAAACTGTCCTTGCAGCATCTCTTGCTGATCTTGAGGAATTGATAGAGATCAACCCAGCATCTGGGAGCTGCTATGTTTTATCCGCATCTGAGCCGTTCAACGAAGAGATGGAGATAGGCTTCGACAAGCTGATGTCTTGGCTCGACCATTACGGTATCGTCCAATATCACATCCATGTCTCTGGGCACATTATGCCCTTGCAGTTGAGAGACGCTCTTCAAAAGATTCAAGCCAGAAAAATATTCCCGATACATAACGAGCATCCAGAGCTCTTTGGAAGATTCGTTTCGGGGATGAAGAGCGAGGTCTTGGTTGCAGAAAAGGGAACTTCTTACAAATTATGA